The nucleotide sequence GGAAGAGAGGGAggacagggagaagagagaagggtatCCCCAGTCTTTCCCCCCAGACTTGCCTTTCCCACCTAGACAATGACCTCTGGGgctctagctgcccccatctgAATCTCAGATCAAACTGGGCACATGCACTTCACCTGAAAACCTCAACCTCAGCACGGGGCCAAACTTTGGAGTCGAGCCATTTAAAGGTCTAAACAAGGCTTGGGGCTCAGCGAAAATGTTCCCTGGTTTCCCGCCAGGGAATGACAAAGCAGAAGTGCTCATGACCATTTCCTTCATAGAGGACTCATGTGGTGCTAACCCCCAGCACCGGGCTCATCAGTCACTGGAATGCCGAGATTCTCTTTGAGGAAACAAGTTCTCCCTGTGGGCGGGTGCGCTGCCCTTGCTTCCTGCCGGCTGCTCCAGGTTCCTCTAAAGGACGGAGTGTCTGGCAGGTACATCGATTCCTGAGCTGGCTACTCACCATGGCCTCCCAGCAAGCGCAACTCGTGGGGAATGGGCCCTAGGCTCACGCTCACACCTGGGATCTGAGACTGCGAGCTGCTCTTTGGCATGTGATACTTGATCTGAAGGCCGAGATGCCAAAAATAAATCGCACGTGGAAACCTTGAGACCAGCGAGCCAGCAGCCTGGATGGGGGGAGGAGCTCACTTTGGAAAGAAGTTTATAATTGAGTCAAAATGCAGGTAGGTCAGCAAGCACATGGATTTACCTTCTGGGATGTCCTCcattcgggtcctcctgactccagggccactctctactcgctgtgccacccagttgccccaATGTCCTCCAGTAGGAGTTCAGAGCACAAAGGGGATGATGAAGCCTCTTAGAGCAAGAATAGAAAACGAGAGACCCTGATCCATccaatgagatttgaacccagagccacTATACCCAATCACATAGCCAgatgggtggtgcagtagatggggtacaggacttggagtcagcgagagctgagttcaaatctgatctcagttgctcactagctgtgtgactctgggcaggtcacttaaccttggtctgcctcagtttccttatctacaaaatggtgactacacacatacacacacacacatctataatGTACATaatagtacatatatataatatgtaatagcacctacctctcagggttcttgtgatgagaaaacttcaaagtgctttggaaaccttaaagtgccgtaTAAACAGTAACTCTTACAGTGATTGGGGATAGccgggtggcacaatggatagagcgctaggtctggagtcaggaagacccaagttcaaatctggcttcagacacttcctggctgtgtgaccctgggcaaatcacttcaccctgtttgcctcagtttcctcatctgtcaaatgagctggagaaggaaatggcaaaccagtccagtatctctgccaaagaagaccccaaatggggtcacatagagtaaCTGAACATTATAATGATTAATCGTTAAAATGTATTATACTTTTTAATGTAAATTTAGCCCCCTAAGTAGGttgtaagtcagtcaataagcattatataaaacttactatgtgccaagcaaggggaaaatgcagaaaggcaaactcttggtccctgccttcaaggagatccCATTCTAAGGCAGAAAGACCACACACAAACCACTATGTTCATACAAGATAAATACTGGATAGACAGACGGTAAGCTCTTGTTACTTTTGATGGCCCTGACAGTGCCTCCTCTtagacatagtaggtgcttcccTGCTCAGCCATGAAGTTGGAAGGATCGGATGACCTTTGTGGTCATCCGATCCTTCTTTTTACATGAGGGAAGTGGCAGTTTAGGAAAGATGTGCCTAGCTTAAGGTTTCGCAGGTAACAGGTACCAGAGGAGAGCTAAACCCATATCCTGACTTTAGCCTGTGATTTTCCTACTGGAAGAGGTTGACTGCCTAAAATGTATCTATCTGCTTACGTGTCTTAGCTCCTTCAAAAACTGTAAGCTCAaaaatctattgtgcttcagctggggtagcaatcctgatcttaaaCAAGgtaaaagcaaaattagacctaattgtgggaaggaaggaactacatcttgttaaaaggtaccatagacaatgaagcaatcaaattagaagagcaaggggAACTCTACCTGTCAGAGCTAAGGGGAggtgaagaattcatgaccaaataagagacagaagTATAGAATAGAAttcattttgatcatattaaattcaaaagcttttacacaaacaaaaccaatgcagccatgattagaaggaaagcagaaagctgggaaacgaTCTTTACAAGTGTCTCTgctaaaggcctcgtttctcaacTATACAGAGAGCACTTGTTACTTATGAGAAGACAAGCCACCTCCCAATtaataaatcatcaaaggatatgaacaggcagttttcagatgaagatagcaaagatgtctataggcatatgaagaagtgttctaaatcacttttgattagagaaatgcaagctAAAAACCATAAGCTCACTGAGAGGACCCCTACTGCATTCATCTCAATGTTCCTTTATTGCACCTAGCATTCCACCCAATAGGGACAGctcctggattcaaacccaggtcgtCTGATTCCCAATCCAGCATTCCTTCCACACACTGCCTCCCTCACTCGTTATTTATGAGACTGACTTCTCCAGCAGATGTCTGGGGCAAATGTTCAAGTAGAGTGGGTGTGGATTATCATTGTCattaatgtaatttaaaataCGTCACCATGGGTCTTGCCACTGGTCAATACTGTTCAGCCTCTGAGAGTGGGGATTTTGGAGGTGAACTCATCACTGAAATGCAGTCCGCTCCATGACACCTGGCATATGTTTAAATCCCTCGGGTGACAAGGAGCAGTCAGCCTCGTTACTTTTGGCCAGCTCCCACTTTCATGAAGCCTCCTTAGTTCAAGCCTAAGTCTGCCTTTCCTGGTTCAGCAAGCCCTCCTCAAGGGCCTGTTGTAAACAGGAGACTGTCCACTCTGGAGTGGTACCCGAATGTCTTGGGAGAGCATGGTGGCTGCCTTCCACGATGATGTGGTCCTTAAAGGTGAGCTATGTTCCCCAAGCACGGATCTCCATTATGACATATAAGCTTGTTGTGAAACTTTCTAGATGGTCAGCCAGCACAAGGTTGAAGGTTTCTCTGCTTTAGAGCCTCACGGGGCATGCTTGGTGTGACAGGCCTGAAATCGGGGCAGTGAAGGCCAGCGCCCATGGACACTGAGCATTTGTTACTCAGCAAAATCCTTGTAGACCGTAGATTATTATTGCACATTCTGATTGTGTGGCTGTCCTTAAGGACCGAGGCCTCTCTCACTTATGTGGAAAGCATGTTAAAAACCTTTTTGGTTCCACTGAAATATTAACAGATATTTCTCAAAAGATCTTTCCAGGCTCAACCCTAAGCAAGAAGTCAAGCAAAAGAGAGTGACAGGTCTGGAGAAAGTGGGTTAAGGGTGGTGACCAAATTTAGAACCACCACCTAAGGTCCAATAGAATACATAGCTTTCCCCATTCCTTGAAGGGATGAGTCACCATCTGTAGGTCTGCCTGCAGTTAACTTCATACAAGATGCCCCCACACTccatttccagcttccttttttgttttttatatcctcagcacttagctcaatgcctcacatggtaggcactcaataaatgttcactgaattgaatttttgaaAAAGTTTAGGGTATGTTTAAGTTTCCaaggaaatggtcaaaggaggaATTTTGCTGTTTTAAGATTGGATTAAGTGGCTTTTGTTCATGGTGTAGAATGTTAACCCCAAACAGTACTTTATcatatccttttctcttccttgttcAAGATTAATCCTGTTAATTCTCAAGGCATCCTAAGGTATGGATGGGGAGGCCGGCAGTTTGGACATTTCTCTGGTTAAGCAAGAAGACAGgattaacattccttttttagtGCTCCCTACTGGATCCAGTGCCCAGCCTCTTTCCAGCCCCTGCTCCATCATTGCCAGATATCCTTTGCTGTGCTAGGTCACCAAGTGCCTGGGGGTTTCCTGTGCCTCAGTCTTACCCATTCAAGCTCTGAAAGCCCACTTTGCCCTCCTAAGGGACTGCAGGAGTCCAAGGGGTGGGCGGCCCTCCAGTGGCTCCTGGGCCCATTAAAACAGAAGCTTGACTTCTTCTTACTCAGTCTCAACTTCCTAGACACTGGCAGCCAATGGTCCCCAGCTCCAGGTCAGCACTAGGGAACTACCGGTATTTGTTCCATTGCCAATCTTCTGACCCAGCCTTGACTTTCCCACCCCTGCTatcattctgtctctcttctttcataGCTAAACTCCcagaaaaggccatctacaatgtGTCCCCACTTCTTCTCTCTTACAATCTGGTCTCCGACCTTGTCATTCCAGCAAAACTGCTCTACAATGTGTCCCCACTTCCTCTCTCTTACAATCTGATCTCCGACCTTGTCATTCCAGCAAAACTGCTCTGCCAAATCcaacagccttttctcaatcctttctccttgacctctatGGTAGCCTTTGTCAGCTGATCATTCTCTCCTGGCTTtcctctcctttgctggatcctcttccagatcctGCCTTCAAATGGTAGGCAGCCCTCAGGGTCTGCTAGGCCTTCTCTTCttctatattacttcacttgacctcatcagctctccagatttaattaccatctctatgctgatgattctcaaatctaccttcccTGCTGATCAGCTCtaatctcacatttccaactgccttccagacatcttgaactggatgtgcagtaactgatattttaaattcaatgtccaaaaccaaactcagtCTCTTTTGCCCTAAATTCCACCCTCCTGCCCCCCAATTACCgtagagggcaataccatcctcccatTCTCCCAAGCTCATAAACTAGGAGTCAACAAGTCCTCCGGAACATACCCTACCAGATGCTCTCGATACTGCCTCTGCCATGGTCCTGGCCCTCATCACCCCATGCCTGTATTATTGTAGCAGGTTGGCCTGTGGCCTCAGGtatctactccaatccatccttcatttggccactaaagtgattttcctaaagtgcacatCTGACTGTATCACACCCCTGCTCAACAAACTCCCAGGTTGCCTATCACCTACAGGAGAAATACTAAattcatttggcattcaaagccctttgtaacctagcCCCTGCCCACCTCTGATCCAGTGATACCAGCCCCAACTGTTCTACAAACTCATCAATAGGTTTGGGCCATTTTTTTGTCCTCCCACGCCTAGGATGCTCTTCCTTATCCTACCACCTTCCTAGGACCcaacaaaaatctcattttctacatGATGCTTTCCTCaaccccttaattctagtgccttccccctcaattatttcctgtttgtcCTGTACATAGCTAGTTTGGACATATTTGCTTGCTTGTCTTTTCCATTAGGTTGCGAGCTCCTTGAAGAAAGGaactctttgtatctctagcacagtgcctggcgcttGCTAAGTGCTTGATGGGTTTTGCGCTAATGTAGGAGGAGCagtgccccccctcccccaaccttacCGTAAAAGCCGATAGAAGCCAAGCACTTCTGGCACCTCTTAAACATTAGCCTGTCCTCCAAACCACAGCTGTCCAAGGTCTCAGCAGAAAACTCTTTGCCCCTGATCTCATCACCCACACAGGCACACAAACGTGAACACACAACACAGAACTGGACCATCACCAACTTGAATGGGCAGCTCTGACAGCACGAAATCAATTTTCTCGTTGGCCTTGTGATTGAGAGATTGGCAAAGCAAAGCTCACGCAACCACTTAGGTGAATGGCAGGACCTGGGAAGGTTGAGGCCTGGCTTCATCTCTGAAATAAGCAAGCCACCACTAtaggaaatgaaaacaatgaaccCAAAAAATATTCATGGGCCTTAAAAaatccatttccctttctctggtgacaaagctCCCACTTCAGTTCTCTTTGAATaattaattctctttcctttggACAATTCTACCCAAAAATTTTTTTGTAGACTCTAAGAAGGCCCAAGGACCATCTGGCATCTTCTATGCTTTTATcatacccctcccccaaccaaggATAATCAAGTGCCCATTCCCACACTCACAGATGTCACATCCAGGAGGAAATAAACTTTATTTGAATCACTAGCCAAAACTTAAAGATACTCTTTTTGCTAAGAGTTTACACACAATCTTTCATTTTGATGAGAGACCACGCAAGCACTTGCCTCATCCCAACAttttatattatctcatgttatcTCCAGTGGGAATACCTTTCTCCCCCTCGAAGgctgttctgaaaaaaaaaggacattacTGACAAATAGGCAAAGAAACAAAGTACTGGTGGGCTCAGctttttttatcatttcactCGAATTATGGATTAGGTTAAATTAGATTGGTCTTCAGAGttgatttttccatttcttccttttgaagGTCTCAATTAGGCTAATCCtgcaaaagaaagagaggagtaTTACATGTGCTGTAAACATCTACATTAAGGCCAAAAAATGACTGGGCTGTCCACTGCTGAGTAAACATAATCCTTCTGAgctctaagttcaaattctaccttcataTGCAATGTCACTGGCacgtcatttaacctctgagcctcacttGGCTCACTGTAGAGTGAAGATGTTGGTAGGAGCACCTGTGCTGCTACAGAAGCAGCAGCCATCCAGGCTCTGTTGAAGGACTTCCAACAGCAGGGAACTCCTCATTCCCTTCTGCAGTTCATTCTACTGACAGCTCAAATCAGTGCAAAGTCCAGCAGAAATCTATCTCCCACAAAAGGAAGTATCTGCTAGCATTCTTCTTAGAATGAGGTTAGCATCTCTAGGAAGAAGTGGGTCCCAAAGCAGTGATCCTGAGGACTAAGGCAGGAGCTGCCTCCAGAAGACAAGAAACAGCCCATTTCTCCCAAAGCTTCCAGATGGCAGCAGGAGCAGCGGTACTTACCATTTGCAAACCTGCACTGCTTCAGCACCTCGCTAAAGCCCTCACACAGCTTGAGGTCACCCTGGTTCTGGGCACACTCTAAGAACTGCTTCATCTCATAGTGGCAGGGACcaaactgctgctgctgttgctggtaCGCTGGCTGGGCTGCCTGAGGCTCCTGGGAAGAGAAAGGCATCTCAAGCAAAGACTTCAAGAACACCCCTAAGctacatataaaaaaaaaaattaaactagaaGGTGATCATTAGATTGGAGcttttgaaaagcacttagaTACCTCTACAGAAGGTACAGTAAGAGAGATGAACAAGTAAGATCACACAGCACAGAGTCAGAGACAGCAGAATGGAGGGACACATGACTACATGAGAGACTGATAAGAgccaagaagagaatgaaagctCTAAGATAATGAGCTCTTAAAGATCAGTCTGAAAGGAAACCATGGAAATGATTCAGGGCTAACCTCTAAAATCCCGCTTTGGAAAGATGAACGGGAGTTTAATTTCTAACACATTCTGACAGCTCAGGATCCAAAGTGCAACATGATCAATCCCCATCGACAAATGCCCCTTACTGAAAACTACCAAGGAATAAGATGGTGGCAGCCCCTCGGGAGGATGAGGTATCTGCTCAATATGTACTGACGTACCTGGTAGGTGATATCAGGCCTTGCAGGCTCAGCACTGCTCCCACCACCGAAGCCACTAGTAATGGCATGACCAATAGTGTGGCCCACAGCTGAGCCCACTGCAACTCCTGCTGCTGTGGTAGCCATCTGGGCCATCAAACCCGGCTGCTTGGGTGCAGCACCAGGAGGGGCAACTGCAGATGGTGGTACTGCTGCTGGAGGATGagctgctggtgctggtgctggtgcagCTCTCATTGGGGGTGCCCGactgtaaaagaaaaacaaaagattctaTCTCAAACTGACCAAGATTTGCAAatgttgggggtaggggtgggtaTCTTTCACATTTACATTTCAACAACCTGGgtctttatttaaaatgttgctcattcttttattgttattattgcacTTCAAAAATCCTcctggaacaaaagaaaaatatatatggaCCCAGAACTAGGTTCAATTCAGGGCTGTCACtgggggaccttgggcaagtcactgtaccatccattttttttttggaggggggaaggcagggcaattgggtttaagtgacttgcccaaggtcacacagctactaagtgtgtcaagcatctgaggccacatttgaactcaggtcctccagagtccagggctctactcactgcaccacctagctgtccccatccatttttatttttttaaagatcccCTGCCGTATGTAGAATAAAGTAATTTGAAGACCCGATGAAATGAGACATTAAAGCAAACTGAAAACCTTCAAGTGCAGTACAGATCATGCCTTTATCATCGATAACAAAAACAAGGATGAGAAAGACAAACCCCATCCTCAACCCTGCCCTGATCAAGCAGAAGAGAAATTATTAGTTCCTGTGTGATACTGGCTGGGCAGATCAAGTCTCAAGTGACTGGGGGTGGACCCAAAGCCATAATCAAGCAGTGGATTACATTTCGGCTCAAAGGATTTGGTGCAGAAAAGTCTTCTAATCTAGTACAATCCCTCGTTTCACAGAGCAGGAAGCCAAGGACATGCCCCAAAGGGGGTAAGAATGGGTGACAGCAAGGAGCAGGAACTGTGTATAGTCCCTAGGCCCTGACCAAAATAGTGAGGCCCTGAGCAAgattttagaatgtaaattcttaaCTTAATCTTAAACTTAACTGAATTAAGTTCATTTTCCATGAACTCAACATattttttgataactgcattCAATGTAATTGGTGTCTTTGGTCAACAAGAAGCATCTATGTACCCTCAGattaagccctggagatacaatcaaagacaaaaaacagctCCAGCTCCAGGGAGCTGGGTCTGAAggggggagaaaatatgcaaaagcAGCTATGTAGAAATTGGAGATGatcacaaaaggaagctggactACCATTAAGAGGAATCCAGAAGGTtttctgtagaaggcaggattttagctggagcTTTAAGAGGCCAGGAGATGGAGgtgtgagagcattccaggctagAGAAACTACCTGGAGTTAAAAATGTGTTGTGCAAGAAAGCCAGTAGCACTGGATTGCCTAAAAactgagaagggaggaggggggtcGGTTACGAAGGGCTTTAAAACCGAACAACAGATTTCGCTTCATCCTGGATGTTATAGGGAGTCACTGGACTTTAGCGACCGTGTGTCACACACAACCACCCAGGATCTGAatctcagcctcagaagctgGCCCACGGAGCTAACGGCCCACAAGCAGGGgcccatctccagtcgtcctgatctatatctggctctggaggagaaagtgaggctggggactttgCACAGGCCGGTGCCACTCAAATCCGACTTACATTCAAGTCATCTTGTTCTTAGCGAAGGAAGAACGAACAGCAGCCCTTAGGCAGCACGCTACTTGTTCATGGAATTACAAAACCAGTCCACGGGGAAGAGTGGGAGAAACAGGGCagatggaaggggagggggcGGTGTAAGAGAGATAAGTTAAATTCTGGTTTTAACACGAGAAATTTCATTACAGTTTTGCTTTGAAGTAAAATTTTTCGTCCTCTACATTTTCCTTGATTAGCGGCTTAAATGATGGTAATTACGGCCCAATGCCTGAGGACGCAGGGAGGTAAACAGAGGCacagggcgggggtggggtgctAACGGTCCTAACAGCGCTCAAAGCCCGGCTCCTCAGCACCGCTGGACGTTCAGGCAGGGGGCGGTGTGGCCGCCGGCCGGCTCCAAGCACCGGCCGGCCCGCAGAAGGCCACCGGCGCAGCTCGGGCCCCGGAAGCAGGCAGGAAGGAGCCTCCCGCTGTGGCGGGAACCACGTGGGCCTCGAGGAGGGGCAACACTCATGCGAGAAgggtgagtgggggagggggcccaTCGAGctggctgcccctcccccccagcggCCTTCCCGTCTGCGTCACAGGGCTTCCAGCTCCCGTCCTCgccttctttcctccagagtcgcCCCGCCACCTTCCCGTCACCTCGGCCTTGTCTCTTACCTGGCCGGGGGGGCCATCCGGGAGGTCCGGCTCCTGCTTCCACGCGGCATAGTCGACTCCTAGGGGGTAGAGGTCCTGGGGAGAAGTGAAAGGCGAGAAGCTGCAGCGGTTCCTTGAGGTGGGTCGCTTATAGCCTCTGACCAATCAGTGGC is from Trichosurus vulpecula isolate mTriVul1 chromosome 7, mTriVul1.pri, whole genome shotgun sequence and encodes:
- the LOC118858615 gene encoding coiled-coil-helix-coiled-coil-helix domain-containing protein 2-like, which produces MPRGSRSRTSRMAPPASRAPPMRAAPAPAPAAHPPAAVPPSAVAPPGAAPKQPGLMAQMATTAAGVAVGSAVGHTIGHAITSGFGGGSSAEPARPDITYQEPQAAQPAYQQQQQQFGPCHYEMKQFLECAQNQGDLKLCEGFSEVLKQCRFANGLA